The following nucleotide sequence is from Drosophila kikkawai strain 14028-0561.14 chromosome 2L, DkikHiC1v2, whole genome shotgun sequence.
ATAAACAATTCTGAAAACATGGCTTCAaatgtttgtttataaaaacatAACTTAAAACCTAAACTTAATAATTGTCAATTATCCAAttggttttgttgtttttgttttcgtatTCGTTTTTGagaagttgaaggaaaaaactaatacaaattatacaattacTCAATGTCTAAAATCAAGTTTACCTTATTTTCAACAGAAACTACCAAAGAGTCTACtctaaaaacaataaaataaacaaatacaatttaaatacatttttctaacaaaattacataaatcaatttaagaAACTATCGAATAACAGAATTCAAAATGtacttgtaaaaatattaaaattcatattaaaaaaaatgtttttttttttttgaaacatctaaataaaatcttttatgaaataattataaacttaTGATATTTTTGTAAGAATTTTGTGTAATAACAAGTGTGGTTTCCAAAAATGACTTTCTGGGCATCACAGGCTCTCTAAAAATACATTAGATTATATTATATGGAttggcattaaaaaaaatcaacttttcatttcaataaatattttgtacaCATATATTTAACTTCAGGGTATTATTGACTTGGCAGACACAGAACAATATGGAGCAACGTGTTTTTcttaacaatataaaaatggggatgtatatacacatatatgttGTAAAACAGCCAGTAGTTTTGATCTCGATCCTAGTTGGAATTACATTCCCTAATCCCTCCTAGACTTTCTTCAGCTGATGAATGCCATGCTTCTGTCGCAAATGCAGTTTCAGATCGTAGCGCCACGAGCAGCTAAAGTTGCAGAATTCGCAATGGAACTGGACGCTGGGCGGTTTCTTGCTCGCTGAATTgatgctactgctgctgctgcttctgttgtTCGTGGCGTTCGTATTGCTGTTGCCACTCgcattgctgttgttgcctgTGCTATGACTGTGGTTGCGCTGcggtttgctgctgctggtgcttcGTATGCTGGTGTTCAGCAGATTGGCCAACTGAAAGGATGCGGCTGCCGCTGACATGTGACAGCCGGTGCAGTTGCTGGCGCTGCCAtgcagttgctgctggtgctgattCTGGCTAACCGCCGCCGGCTGCAAGTGATTGACAATGTGCTCCGCTTGACCCGAGTTGCCGCATTTGTACATTCTGCGTATCGTTACTTCGGGCTCACAAACCTCACTGCTATTGCTGTTACTgatttgatgatgatgatgatgctgctgctggttgagGTGATTctgttgctcctcctccatAGCCGGCTTCTTGCTGGCCGCATTGGCCGCTGCTATAACTGCCGTGGCATAATTACAGTAAAGCGTCCTTAAATCTGTAAGAATTGTGAttgggtttgtttttatgtcTAGGATTTTGGCTAAGACTGATTTAAACGATTATTTCTTAACAGAGATAGAGTGAGTACAGAGTACAGAGTCGGAGGTTGAGTAGAGAAATAGAGATGGTGTGTGGTGTGAGCGTGTGTTGTGTAGTGTTGGTTCTGTCTGGGGGGCAGTTTTAAAATTCATgtttggttttcatttttacagtgtattgttgttgttgttggcttaaGGTTATGTATATTCTGTATTATGCAATATAGGATATATTGTGGATTAGCATAAGAACCGACCCCGCCATTACATAAGGATAATACACATCTCTCGCCTCGCCTCAAAGTTAAAACTTAagttaaacttaaatttaaacaaacacaaaagagatatgtaaaaaaaaactttggcACCGAAAACAAagtatgtaaatatatgtttgtttcgcatattaaattaaatgttatttacCAAAATTAATCAAgtaatcaattaaattaattttgaaattccGTGTTTCATATCATgcattaaattgaaaaacgcattggtttgttgtttttgtttgtaaaaaatgttgcattttatttttagtttttatagcttttcttctttctcgttctcttttcttcttcttttttaattttatacaaaatatataaatatacttgtttattattattattattagattAGTTGTCAACTGTTTTTGATTTAGCGCtggaaaaagaaatatatattcatatatatcgCATATAATAcgaattagaaaatatatataaataaatgcaggacAAGAAAATGGCTAGTGTGGCCACTCTTTGGTTAATTTGATTAGTGGAGATATCTCTGGATAGGATTTAGCGTTGCGCGTCTTTTACTCAAAGCGGAGGTAGAGGAGAAGGACCCAAAACCTACAATCCCTCTCCCTTCAGGAGCTCtgcggaggaggaggtggtagAGTTGGAGGAGCCGCCGCTGGCCaccactgccgccgccgctgccaccTGCTGTAACGCCTGCTGCAGCAGAGCATGACGATAATAACTGGAGGTCCTGCTCTCCTCCACTTGGTGCTGCTGAAGGTGAGGATAGTCTACGGCTTCGTcttcgtcatcatcatcgacTAGAAAGGCATGTGGCTGCTGATCCTcatctcctgctgctgcatcgTCCAGCATATCCACCAGATCCACAATTTCCGGCTTTTGCTCGCCCTCTGCCGTCTGATTATCTTCTCCGGCCGATGAGGCTGCCGCTGCGGCAGCTCTCTGCTGGCGCTTAAAGAGCGATCGCATCGCAATCTCTGGATGCTTCTTGCGCACATGCTGGCGCAGGTGATCCGCTCGCTTGGTGCGATGGCCACACACAGAGCATACCATGCTCTTGCCCTTGCCACATTCCTGTCGCAGGTGGCGACGCAAGGTGCCGTGTCTGCGGTACGTCCTATAGCACTGCGGACAGGTGAAACTCTCCTCTTGGCCAAGGCCTGCTCCTCCTACTCCTACGCCCACTCCGACCACTCCCCCATTACCGCCGGCTAAGAGTCCATGAAAATGATCAAATTGTGGGGCCTGAAAGTGATGcaatcccgatcccgatccccgAGGAAAGTCATCACTGCTGCCATCCACTAGCTCCTGcttggtgctgttgctgccgccaTTGAGGACATGATTCGGTGGTTGTTGACTGGATGAGGAGTCGTCTATCAGCTGATGCAGGcctgaaatttgtttttgttctttgttttgatatttcatatattttctcGGATCTCGAATTCAAGTTTTCTATCAAGTtgtctttgttgttgttctcaAAAACGTTAAAAGTTAAACGTTAATCATgcttttaatacaaatttaattcttgttattttttgtttcttatgtttagtcgttttttttaatttgtcaagGCAAAAACAAGCAATATGTTATTAATTCTTTGTTGGGTTTCTCTCAAAAATGCCAGATATTAGTCTTAAAAAGCATTAGATAttcgtttgtttttgtggtaaaattaataaattaatttcttggtttaattgtcttttcttcatcaaacaaaaacaaatttcaaacaggcataaaaaattgcacagaACAGCAAATGCAAAAAAGTTCAAGGAGCGGGTTTGGTTAAGGATTACTCGTAAGAGGGAAAACTAGTCATAGGAGAGAGAGCAGGGATTGGATAAAGAAGACAGAGGAGTTGTCAGCTTTGTGATTTATGCAAAGGATATATAGAATAGAGAGTAATGGGCAGGATGTGTCTtgtggatgtgtgtgtgtgtgtgtgtgtgtttatttaatttgtaatctGTTTTTATCGAGCAGTCAAAAACATATACAGATATATCCTGGCTTTATATGATGGTTGATTGATTTGGGACTAAATCCTTCACTCGAAATCAAAGAGGCAACACTTATCTCCGAGGATAGAATAGGATTGGACAATGTAcatctatatttatataattagtAGATCCCCACACGAGTTGGCGTTTTCTTAATCTTCTTTAATGGCTCATCTGTGGACTGATTAGTCTCTCTAAAACAAATACTTCGTGGTAATGTGCTTCTTGCGATGGCGATTCAGCGAGTCCTTGCGCTTGAATCCGGCATCGCACAGCTCGCATCGAAAGTTCTCCAACATTCCGCACTCAAACTCCAAGTGCCTCTTCAACGCCGATATCCTCGTATACGCATTCGGACACTGCGGACACTGCACCTTGCCATCCTCCCGCATATTCGCGTTCCTCGCCAGACTCGCTGCCGAACTGCTCTGTTCGGACGGCGGCGGCATTATGTTCTTCTTTACTATGTCAGTTCCACTAGTGGCCTTCTTACGTGATCGCAGCTTTCCGCGACGCGATTCAACAGCGGCGTCAGAGGTCGGCGGACTTTCAGTTTCATAGTAAAACATTTGATTCAAGCTCAACTCGAGCAGACCTGCAATTAAAGGTTTGAGCAAAAGAGCAGGATAGAGAATCGCACATAGGAGGGAGAGGAAAAAAGTTTTAGAACCAAACGAGCGAGCAACCGACACGACAAAAGCTTTACATTTCAAACAGTATCTTTGCCAACCAAGCATACACAACTCCCTAACTTCAAACCCAACCtcaaatatgttttatttcaCATTATATCTGCCAAATAGGAGCTCTACAACAACAAACCACTCTTTAGTCTTTCTCAAGTTTGGTTTTTGTCAACCTTTTTGATAAATCTACTACTAACCAACGATGCAACGTTATGTTTTTGTTCCCTAGAGAAGAAGAACTGTTCTGGGAGATGTGTGAAACtcatcttttaaaaatttagagttatttatgtttttttagatCTTTGAAGCGTTAAGAACTTTAGGACCTTTCTTCTCCACAACGACtcctttgaatttaaattcataaaacaattaataaatattttcataaatatggAATGTAAAATCTATAGATCCAATACTTTAAGGAGTCCTCGACTAGAAAACTATTTCTTTACaagttaaaacaaattttaaatgtagGTAATAGGTGTATGTATATCAATTCTAAGATAACAACTTTCGTATTCTCATGTAAGTATCAGCTATAGTCCTTTAaatgatattatttaaaattaaaatattcaatgaTATATTAACCAAGTACTGTTTAAATATGGACTCGACTGTTCGTTCTTCCCACTAGGTATACCATCCTTTCACAGCTCCTCCGACTGGTAAACTCCATAGCTCCTCCACTTGAATTCACTCGATTGAAAGGAATCACagttaaatatattctaatcCCAAATTTATTGTAGCTTTCATGTTGCATGTGTAATGATAATACCGATGATGATAAATAGTatgtaaattaaaagttttacaTCAATTACACTTATTTCCtatcctccttctccttgtctCTTCTCTTATCGATCTTAACTAATCCCGCTTGTGGAACGCCTTTGTGGACATAGTAGTAGTGATCTTGTAGCTTGAAATTATAGTGAAAGCCACGACCGCACATGCCGCACACGTACTTCTTCGGCTGATTGCACTCTTTGCGCATGTGACGCGTCAAAGTGCCCAAAACCTGATAGCGACGACCGCAAGTCTGGCACACATAAGGAGCACTCGCTGTCGCATCCGCCGATTTTGGAGACTTTGATGAGGATGCAGAGGCGGATGTAGAGGCACGGGGCTGGGCGTCACAACCATCTCCTCCACCGCTGCTACTGGTGTGTCTAGAGAAAAGCGGAGATCATCAGGGATCTGGGCATGGAAGAGGACACAAACTGATTGCCAAGCCAAGTTACCTGTGCGATGATGAGGTGCTGGTGGATTTGCACTTTCGCCTGGATATCGTGGCAGCACTCGAAGCGGACGCAATGGAAATGTTGGCCCTTTTTCCGGCCAACCGCTGGGAGCCACCGCGAACCGACGTGATTCGGGGCACAACCATTGCGTCTGCCCAACCATAGACACCAATATAGATTTAAAACCGAAGGAAATGGGGCGGAAAAGAAGAGTAGTGTAAGAAGAGATTGAGGCACAAGCAAATAAAAAGAGGCTTCGATATAAGAAAGTCACAAAtgaaataacaaaacaaagctTTTGGGTTCctatataatttcaaaaacCGCAAACATTTATCAATCACTTTAAGAAATTGTTCAGATTTCAAAGAACTATTTTGATAAATCCAGAAATCCTCAAAGGCATCAATACAAGACAACAATTGACACATTATTTTCCGTGgttattatcttttttttcaatttgttcaATTTTCACAAAAGGTTTAAAAACCCTGCAAGGACTATCAAATTACAAGACAACAAGAAAAAGTACataataaacatcaaaatatTCATGtttcaaagtttaaaaatccACAGGTTATTCATAAGTATCTGTACATATAAAAacgaataaatatttttcaacctTTTTTCTTATGTCtcgtaaaattaaaaaaaattatacatttatgCAAGTTGAAAGGAGGAGAGAGAAAAGCTATTTCCGCAAAGAGACCCAGAAAGAGAGAAAACTAAACCAATATACAACTACAAATTACGGATAATTGTTGCATATAAACTACATTCAAGGATCTTAAAATTTTACTCAAAGGACACTCACACACATTAATTAATACCCATACAGATACAGaataacaaatatatgtatatattaaggACTGCCAGTCAACATCATCTTAACAGCCTGTGGCTATGGCGTGTTTGAAATCACAAAAGCTTTGACACATTGCACAAAAATAACGCAAAAAGAGGGGAAAAAGTATCTTTTACTGTCTGTTCTGTGCGAGTGTGTTTGTGAATTTCTGCGTATCTGTGAGTACAAGTGCTTTTTGTGAGCAAATTCAACTGTGAATTGGGTCAAGGCCATGCAAACAGCTTTCAACTAGGTCAAGAAAAGTTTAATATTCACAAATAAATTCTAGAGGAATATTCCAAATCAgactttttattttgttttatattcatCTACACACAGAAGTATAGATTGGCTTTATAAGTTCTCCTAGCAATTCGGTGACTAATAAGGACCTTATCTATAATTATGTGCTGAATAGCGAGAAACGGCCAACATTAATTCATTCaagatttttcctttttgtcaACATGAAAAGAACAAATCGATTATTTAGCTCGCTAAACCTAAACCAAGATTGCAGCtgcattattttaaaaactcaaGTGCAATACAATGTGAAATGTAGATTCATTTAAGATCAAAACGTCACCTATCTATAATCAATAAAACGAATCCAAAAGCAAACGCAAATTAAAGTGGTTTTTCAAGCTACTTTCGAGGATTGTCCACCAATTATTTTAGACGTAGAAATTCCCATTCGAAAATTCAAAAACCTGATTCTTTTTATGCCAAGAAGCAACGACGACAGCATCAGTATCATTATCGTCATCACCTCCACTGACTTTTTACACGGATGCAGGCAGTTCGAAATAATATTTGGAGAATAGCACACAAATGAGAAGAAAAACATCATCGGGGAGAGCAGAGACAAACGAGATACACATTCACAGAGATATGAACATTAATATTATTGCTTCATTCTACGCGCCACATCACCTCCTCCTCACAGCTCTTCCGTCTCTGTTCATCATCGAGTGAACAATGCTGattaaaagagaaaaagcAACTCGCAATCTCACACATAGAAACAACACATTATTATTTAGCCGACCTTGAACTTGAACGAACGACTGCCTCTCGGGcattgttttttatgtttatttttgttgccgtTTGTTGCTATTGTTTTTGCTGATTAACAATTAACACAACGGGCATAGAAAGCGGATAAGCGAGAAAAGGAGAGGGTGCCAAAGTGCCGAGCGGATAGCTCAACGACAGTTTCATggatattaaaatataaagactttttttttatagctcACCTGGCTAacgagcaaaacaaaaatgccCTTCATGAATTAATTGGTCAAACAAGATTGTTGTAGAAAATGTTCAAACGAAGGGGAAAGAGAACAAGTCTTTGTAGCTTTTCAGAAATTAACTACTcggctatttttaaattgaacttCAAAATCTTCAGTAAGATAATCTTACTGCTCCTTTGTGGCAGTTCCCTAGATCTTCTTCAACGAGACAAACTCAAAAGCCAGATGGAAACAACGCAACAACATTCTTTCAGAATAAAGTAATCCCTAGGCTTTCAAAAAATCCTAAACATACAATTTTTTGATCActctaaaaataatactttacATTATGTTGTTTCTTATTCTAAAGATTACTTAAGACTTTTGTGAACCGAAAACCTatgaaaaaactaattttgaacAAATCCCTATATCAACATGGTATAAATCATATGCTTTTTGAATCAgattttttgataattaacCAAAAGGAGTAATAATTCACAGAAATCTCAAGAAgcttttaacaaaattatgaaGGGAAGAAACTTTATAAACAAGTAACGTAGTGTATTCTATTTGCACATTGTCAGTTTtcacaaatatgtatatatattaatcgTTCGAGAATGCAGTTTTTCGTTGGTGTATTTTTGGATGTagttttaaatgtttgtttggCACCGACGACGCTTCAAGCAATTTCGAGAAACAAAACGCCAAacgcaattaaattaaaaattcaagtaaagtatataaacaatgtaaatttaaaacgtACACACTTAGAATTAAATCGAAGGAATAAGATTGTAGAAAACGGCGAAAAGAATAACACTTATAGCTTACCCATTGTTCAGCGCCATTCAAACTCTTTTTCGGGAGAAAGAGAGCAGCAAAGGGCGCGCCCTTCATCCTTTTTCAAGATTTCACAAGCTTTTTTGCTTGATTGATCACATTACCTGGTAAGTTGCTGAAATTTATTGTTCAAGGAATGAGAGATGATTTTGGGAATTTTGTTTAGGATTTTGGGATAAGGATTGGGGAAACGGGGTGGTGTTCTTTTGGAGCGCAACataaagaaaacttaaaaaatacaaaatttacttCATTTTGTATGGCACTCCGCCCAACCGATACCGTCGAGCGAAGCATACTCACCTGAGGATCGGGATTCGTGGGATGTGTCCAGCAGGCGGCGTCATATCGTCGGAATGCCCAAAGCTGCGATCGTACCTCGCCATCCTTACGGATTGGCTACATGCTTTGTTTTCGTGGCAACGACGACTCCAGCGATGAACCTCTAAGACGATGCCTCCTCCATGCTGTTACCCGTTTCTCCTCAGACATCACTTtggtttttgttaaaaaatcaCTTGGCACTTGACTTGTTTACAGTTTAGATTTTTAGTTGTTACTTTCAACAATTTCGAATGTCTTTAACGTTTAAAGACTTTACGCGGAAAAGCCCGAATTTCGTAATTTCAAACGGTAATCTTACAAACTAACTTTAAAACTatcaacaaatataaaaataaaaaataaacaaagaaaaaagtCCCGTCAAccaaaataaagcaaaatatatatatgtgtatatatagagagatagtactaaaatacaatttaaaactgCATGCGTATTTCTCGTaatcatatataatataaatataatgtgtaaaataaaacaaaaacaactatgtatacaaaataaacattaGCACGCGCTGAGAGTTctaaaaacagattttttgaCAATCAAAATGGAACAGAAATGACTATCAATGGGtgtgaaaaatatgaaattgtATGGTATggtttgtatgtgtgtgtgtgtgttgtgtgtgtgtgtgtggtgggaGATGCTTTTTTGAAATATGCAAACACAAAGTTTAAGTTAAATCCCGTTACTGTTTAAATTGCTAGAAGTCAACTTTTGGCGCAACTGTACTGAGAGCTTTCATTTTAAGAGAAGGGGGTTGTGGGTAATACTTGTTGTGGTTCTTGCCAGAGCCCTgccaacaaacacacacactcaatgGAGACACGTACACAAACAGCAGCTTAGAGAGAGCAAGAGCAATAGCAAGAGAAAGCAAGTGAAGGGGAGAGAGATCAACACAAACACTCGCACACATATTTGGGAATACACGCACAGAAAAGAATTTGTTTAATACGTACacttttataaaaactaacttaaATGATAAGGCATTCTATCATTTcgttgtttctttttaaatactaTTATTATTCCTATTATACATCCTAGTTTAAAGCTGCAGTGTATGTTTGTGTATGTGATTgtgtatgaaaatatatatttttgaatttttatgaaTGATGAATGCATTTTTCTTCGCTCTGCAGCTAACGGCTTTTGttggaaagagagagagggccAGAGAGTAGAGACAGTGGGCAGGGGGATAAGAGACAGAGATAGACagtaagggaaaatgtttTCAGGAATgcttttttaaaacatttacagagtaaataaagcaaataaaattgttaattcAAACACCAAttgtaaaacaacaacaaatgatCATACATATAGaatcatacatatatatattcaataatAATGGTAAAATGAGGGAATGTTACGGGGTTTTTGTTGTGGGTGATTTTGTGGTTTTTAtatagcaaatatatatatgtgttaTGTttttgtgtgagtgagtggTATAAAGTGTTTCTCATTTTGtgtgttaaaaaattaataagtataataagtatatgtacaaaaaaaaagattactAGGAGTTATACGAATTAAACAAGTGTGtgtcataattaaaaaatgattagtcttgattttaaaaaatcatgtTAAGTAAAGAaagattttttcttttaagtaAATACTTTTCAACTTGCACAAATTATTCTTGTTTCGGGTTAATTattcttctgtttttttttctctgtcggagttgttataaaaaaaagagagaagaaAACACTGCTTCAAGTTTACCAGAAATCAGAGTCGTAAATTTCTCGCTCATCAACATTAATTTTGCAGTtctttcgttttgttttgttctttctttcttttcgcCAACTCTTGCTCACAAAGatcttgttatttttgtattgttttgtatttgtacTTTTTCTTGTTGCTTGCTTTTTTTCGTCTGATGCTATCttgttgaaaattatattCGAAAAAGGTCTctattaaatgattttttttttttcaacgtttAAGAGCTTTTTTCGGAGCACGacatttaaaatgtgaaaaaatcaagatgtatatatgtgtattttttttttcatggaAATAATGAAGTTGTGACCTTGGTATAACGTGGATTCATTCTTAatctgcatttgcatttgaaatTTAAGCTTGTCATGGTTGTTGTCGTGCTCGCTGAGTTCGAAAAACATCTCTTCTTCTCTGTCTAATAAACTTCTAAGCTAAGCTGTACTTTttgctttttcatttgttcGTAGTagctcatatatatatattgtatataatcGACTTTGGAGGCAACAAACACTCACCTTGGGGATCCCGTTGCTGCGCATCCTGTGCCATTAGTCCAAGTTCATCCTGAGATCTGTCGTGCTGCCATGCATATGCTATTTTGAAAGGAAGAAGTAATATTAGTTTCGGCCACTTTAAAAAGGCTCCGCAGGCATATGCAATACTCACTTTGACTAGATCCTTCACCACCCTGGCTGGTGCCGGCCGTCTGGTCCAGCTCTTCCATTGTCATGTCCTCCTCGTCCAATGTCAAATCCTCTACGTTCTCATCGTGCGCATCATCGTCGTATTCGGCTTTGGGTTCAATCACCATCTCAGAGCCCACCGACGACACGCTGTTGTCTTTGATCTTCTGTTGTTTATGATTTGACGACGATTTGTCCACAACGCTGGCCAACTGCTTGACCACAACTCCGGTATGAACGGCTGcagaggcggaggcggaggcagGATTGGGACCACTGATGGCACTTGCACCGCCAACGGCGCTTGCTTCATCCATGTCCTCGTCATCACCTTCGACGCCGCCTTGGGCGCCGCCTTGGCTCTGGGCTTGTACATTCTCGGTATTAATGGCATCGCTTGTGGTCTGCGCCTGTTGGGCCTGCTGTTGTTGGGCGGACACTGACGCAGCTGTTCCGCTCGCAGGTGCGGCTGTCGAGGATGTTAGTTTAGCGCTTTCAGTCTTTTTGGTAACGTTGGTGCTGGTCaatggctgctgttgctggttcGACGCTTGGCTGCTGGTTCCGGCTGCCGATCCACTCGACAGCTGGGTGCTGACCAAAGCGGAGACCGCGAGCCCAGCGCCCGTCTGTTGGAGGATTGACTGATTCGAGGCGACGGCTTGTAACACGGACGAGTTGGAGTTGTCGTGGGCATCTGCAAAagaaaaattgagaaaatccattaattaatttgaaatttattcaaattatcCAAGACATAAGTTCTTGGCcgtactttatttattaaaaatcaaaaacactAACCATTTTCCATGCTGCGACGTCTGACTTTCCGGCGACGACGCGAAGGACTCGAAGAGCCCTCGCGTGAACCCGACACATCACCAGACGCATCCATCGCACCGCCGGTGGCCAGGCGGGCGCGCTTTGTCTGCTCTAGTGTGTAGGCGCCACTAAGCTTGCCgcgatgatgctgctgttgctgtgtgGACTCCGGCTTGGGTGCCGATCCACCGCCAGTGCGATTGTCAGACAGACCCTTGATCTGCAGCGACTCTGCGGCCTTGAGCAAAGCGGCCAGCTGATCCTGCGAGATATTGACCTCGCCGCGGTACATGTAGTCCATCATGGCACGCAGCTCCTGGTACTTGACATCCTTGAGTATGAAGATGGGATGCTTGTCGTACTGTTCTTGAAGTAAGGTCTGCAATGAAAAGGATTTTTGAGCATTATAGAGGGCACAATTGCAGGGGTTTTACGCTAGAAATACTCACAGCAAAGTAAGGACTGCATGCTGACAGCACCACCTTGTGGGCCTTGAGAAATTTGCCCTCGGCGGCTAGCGTGCAATCGACTAGAGTCTCGTTCTCCAGCAACGTGTCGAACACGCTGATCAGAGTGCTCTGGTGGTTGTTCCACCGCAGGCAGAACTGCTGATCGTCATCCATTTTGGGGGCTTGGATCCGGGGTGGTTATTTAGGGGGGAAATGGGTGGGCCCACGTCCTTGACGTGGCTCGTTGTGCTCCCTCTCTCTGGTTAAGGGTTTTTTTCGCCACTCGCTTGCTGATTTTTACAATTTGCAACTTAGGGGAGAACAATGGGGGTATACAAAAACTTCTGCCTCTTATTCTTCTTTCCGGTTGTGTGTGTCAGCAGTTATGCTGTAAAGAGAGTGAcgaaacataaaataaaattagttacGTTTTAACGAGAAAAAACTCTGAATAATTCACATTATA
It contains:
- the lola gene encoding longitudinals lacking protein, isoforms H/M/V isoform X15, producing MDDDQQFCLRWNNHQSTLISVFDTLLENETLVDCTLAAEGKFLKAHKVVLSACSPYFATLLQEQYDKHPIFILKDVKYQELRAMMDYMYRGEVNISQDQLAALLKAAESLQIKGLSDNRTGGGSAPKPESTQQQQHHRGKLSGAYTLEQTKRARLATGGAMDASGDVSGSREGSSSPSRRRRKVRRRSMENDAHDNSNSSVLQAVASNQSILQQTGAGLAVSALVSTQLSSGSAAGTSSQASNQQQQPLTSTNVTKKTESAKLTSSTAAPASGTAASVSAQQQQAQQAQTTSDAINTENVQAQSQGGAQGGVEGDDEDMDEASAVGGASAISGPNPASASASAAVHTGVVVKQLASVVDKSSSNHKQQKIKDNSVSSVGSEMVIEPKAEYDDDAHDENVEDLTLDEEDMTMEELDQTAGTSQGGEGSSQTYAWQHDRSQDELGLMAQDAQQRDPQDFVRHGPKNQLLCQCGRYYNTLSRLMLHQREECQDFKRFQCDFCLKWFKRRSHLNRHKKLHDAELFLEPVQHSKQRPRAKAKGSANANAKTNDEDDDGLDTEAAAIDLDPDILYTSEIKVETEEEEFI